From Echinicola soli, a single genomic window includes:
- a CDS encoding response regulator, translating to MKGLKIVLIDDDPVSNLIHRKLIKRVLPDVDITVFTSAFDSLDYFKASVDRPYLVFLDIHMPQMGGWDLLSELEKEGRPGNIGVYMLSSSLDPLDRNRANGFDMVAGFLQKPLKEKELIEIFGRAGIDHT from the coding sequence TTGAAAGGGTTAAAAATTGTTCTAATAGATGATGATCCGGTTTCCAACCTAATCCATCGCAAGCTGATAAAAAGGGTCTTGCCTGATGTGGATATTACCGTCTTTACTTCCGCATTTGACTCACTGGATTATTTTAAAGCTTCCGTAGATCGTCCATACCTGGTGTTCCTGGATATACATATGCCTCAAATGGGAGGTTGGGACCTTTTGTCGGAACTGGAGAAGGAAGGGCGTCCAGGAAATATAGGGGTGTATATGCTTTCCTCATCACTTGATCCATTGGACAGGAATCGCGCAAATGGGTTTGATATGGTGGCCGGGTTTCTTCAAAAGCCTCTAAAAGAAAAGGAATTGATCGAGATTTTCGGTAGGGCAGGCATTGACCACACCTAA
- a CDS encoding glycoside hydrolase family 16 protein, protein MRKMLFITLGAICSACLLTGCGSGNASKKSIEGPVSPYQGYQLVWQDEFDQEGKPDSRFWSYEEGFVRNRELQWYQKDNANVKDGFLEIEGRREQVANPSYEENSRDWKKNRPNAEYTSASINTAGKKSFQYGIVEVRAKLDTALGMWPAIWTLGESKGWPANGEVDIMEYYRVNGKGTILANAAWAHEQKRAAWDEAKVPFSEFLEKDPNWPEKFHIWKMEWTPKAIRLSLDGELLNEIDLATTLNPDGSNPFHQPHYILLNLAIGSNGGEPAKTAFPKKYLVDYVRVYQKK, encoded by the coding sequence ATGAGAAAAATGTTGTTTATCACACTAGGGGCAATATGCAGTGCATGCCTTTTGACCGGATGTGGTTCTGGTAATGCCTCCAAAAAGTCGATCGAAGGGCCTGTTTCACCTTACCAGGGGTACCAACTGGTGTGGCAAGATGAATTTGACCAGGAAGGAAAGCCTGACAGCAGGTTCTGGTCCTACGAGGAGGGCTTTGTCCGGAACAGGGAACTGCAATGGTACCAAAAGGACAATGCCAATGTCAAGGACGGGTTTTTGGAGATAGAAGGGCGAAGGGAGCAGGTGGCCAATCCAAGCTATGAAGAAAATAGCAGGGACTGGAAAAAAAACAGGCCAAATGCCGAATACACTTCGGCGAGCATCAATACGGCCGGAAAAAAAAGCTTCCAGTATGGAATAGTGGAAGTAAGGGCCAAGCTGGATACGGCCCTGGGAATGTGGCCTGCCATATGGACCCTGGGCGAATCCAAGGGCTGGCCAGCCAATGGCGAAGTGGATATCATGGAGTACTACCGCGTCAATGGGAAGGGGACCATTTTGGCAAACGCTGCCTGGGCACATGAGCAAAAAAGGGCAGCTTGGGATGAAGCAAAAGTACCTTTTTCAGAATTTTTAGAAAAAGATCCGAATTGGCCGGAAAAGTTTCATATCTGGAAAATGGAATGGACACCCAAAGCTATCCGGCTTTCCCTTGACGGGGAGCTGCTCAACGAAATAGACCTGGCCACAACCCTTAACCCTGATGGCAGCAATCCTTTCCACCAGCCTCATTATATCCTGTTGAACCTGGCCATTGGTTCCAATGGTGGCGAACCTGCCAAAACAGCGTTTCCGAAAAAATACCTGGTAGATTATGTAAGGGTATACCAGAAAAAGTAA
- a CDS encoding glycoside hydrolase family 43 protein yields MIKRTILAWGMSCILSIAAFGQDSAQNSFSPGKIWEDTEGTHINAHGGGVLFHNGTYYWFGEHKTAGSSGNRANVGVRCYSSADLYNWKNEGVALPVAAEGSGSDIEKGSVIERPKVIYNASTEKFVMWFHLELKGQGYHAARTGVAVSDRPEGPYTFLRSLRPNAGTWPVNFPESWKSKKVTEADLEAWSPTWKKEVAEGLFIRRDFGTGQMSRDMGLFVDDDGKAYHIHSAEENLTLHISELTDDYLGFTGKWAVMEPAGHNEAPALFKKDGKYYMITSGCTGWDPNAARSFVADDIMGPWKSLGNPAQGEGASITFDSQSTYILPVQGRKDAFIFMADRWEPKNAIDGRYVWLPVQFRDGKPELTWRDQWSLDVFDH; encoded by the coding sequence ATGATCAAAAGGACAATACTGGCCTGGGGGATGTCCTGCATCCTCAGCATAGCCGCATTTGGGCAAGATAGCGCTCAGAACAGTTTCTCTCCCGGTAAAATATGGGAGGACACCGAAGGGACACACATCAATGCCCATGGCGGCGGTGTGCTCTTCCACAACGGAACCTACTATTGGTTTGGAGAGCATAAGACCGCCGGTAGCAGCGGAAACCGGGCCAATGTGGGCGTAAGGTGTTATTCTTCTGCTGATCTTTATAACTGGAAGAATGAGGGGGTCGCCCTGCCGGTCGCAGCGGAAGGAAGTGGTTCGGACATTGAAAAAGGAAGTGTCATCGAACGGCCAAAGGTCATCTACAATGCATCCACAGAAAAATTTGTGATGTGGTTCCATCTCGAACTCAAGGGCCAAGGTTATCATGCCGCACGGACAGGGGTGGCCGTCAGTGACCGGCCGGAAGGTCCCTATACCTTCCTAAGGTCTTTGCGACCCAATGCCGGGACATGGCCGGTTAATTTTCCTGAATCCTGGAAATCAAAAAAAGTGACCGAAGCTGATCTGGAAGCATGGAGTCCCACTTGGAAAAAGGAAGTGGCCGAAGGACTGTTTATCAGGCGTGATTTCGGCACCGGGCAGATGTCAAGGGACATGGGGCTTTTTGTCGATGATGATGGGAAGGCTTACCATATCCATTCAGCAGAAGAAAACCTTACCCTGCATATTTCCGAGCTGACCGACGACTACCTTGGGTTTACCGGGAAGTGGGCGGTGATGGAACCGGCTGGCCACAACGAAGCACCTGCCCTGTTCAAAAAGGACGGAAAATACTATATGATCACTTCAGGCTGTACCGGATGGGACCCAAATGCGGCACGTTCCTTTGTTGCAGATGACATCATGGGGCCTTGGAAGTCACTTGGGAATCCTGCACAGGGTGAAGGGGCTTCCATTACCTTCGATTCCCAAAGTACCTATATTCTTCCTGTCCAGGGAAGGAAAGATGCCTTTATCTTTATGGCCGATCGTTGGGAGCCAAAAAACGCCATTGATGGCAGGTATGTCTGGCTGCCGGTACAGTTCAGGGACGGAAAGCCGGAGTTGACATGGCGTGACCAGTGGTCCTTGGATGTCTTCGACCATTAA
- a CDS encoding RagB/SusD family nutrient uptake outer membrane protein — translation MMKNIKRMIPMLGLLLTGACVEDVLDRRMDTNYTEEQVFSSYTTIRNFGIGIYNHLPAGFDRFNGGTLASATDDALHSGQDGQVQQLAHGNWGAFSNPDDQWEGLYDGLRKANLFLENSEDFENTILRDTITAQGKQTYQTQVNDLRWLRAEAHFLKAFFYFELTKRYGEVPIIEEVLDLEDVSGHERRPYGECVDHMLSELQQAMEGMRDTWDGYDENRMLGRATTGAAMALRSRVLLYAASPLHNPQNDLAKWQLAAEAAYEVINSGRFGLFDNYGNLFRSSSNTEIILSRRYAASNSLERSMYPVGFTGAVGGTNPSQNLVDAYQTANGLSITEDESYDPQQPYQNRDPRLQMSIVTHGATFKGRPVEIWRGGLDGPGRARATKTGYYQKKYVDENLDLLQDRSSVHAWIYFRYGEVLLNYAEAMNEVYGPDGTSEMTPWSAREALNALRARPGVSMPPVTVDGKEAFRDMVRNERRVELAFEEHRYWDVRRWMLGMEAFNSAVRGVQVEKIADGEFYLEYREVDDRFFAPEMYLYPIQAEEINKSRGGLSQTPGW, via the coding sequence ATGATGAAGAACATAAAACGAATGATACCAATGTTGGGGCTATTGCTTACCGGTGCATGTGTGGAAGATGTGCTGGACAGAAGAATGGATACCAACTATACCGAGGAGCAGGTGTTTTCCTCCTATACCACCATCAGGAATTTTGGAATAGGGATATATAACCACCTTCCCGCAGGCTTCGACCGTTTTAACGGGGGAACACTTGCCTCGGCAACCGATGATGCGCTGCATTCCGGTCAGGATGGGCAGGTACAGCAATTGGCCCATGGGAACTGGGGCGCTTTCTCCAACCCGGATGATCAGTGGGAGGGCCTCTATGATGGGCTCAGAAAAGCCAATCTGTTTTTGGAAAACTCAGAGGACTTTGAAAACACCATCCTCCGTGATACCATTACCGCGCAGGGCAAGCAGACATACCAGACACAGGTGAACGATTTGAGATGGCTAAGGGCCGAGGCCCATTTTCTAAAGGCCTTCTTTTATTTTGAGCTGACCAAGAGGTACGGGGAAGTACCCATTATCGAGGAGGTGCTGGACCTGGAGGATGTGTCGGGCCATGAGCGCCGGCCCTACGGGGAATGTGTGGACCATATGTTATCCGAGTTGCAACAGGCCATGGAAGGCATGAGGGATACCTGGGATGGGTATGACGAAAACAGGATGCTGGGCAGGGCGACCACAGGGGCGGCCATGGCCCTTAGGTCGAGGGTACTGCTATATGCGGCCAGTCCGCTCCACAATCCGCAAAATGACCTTGCCAAATGGCAGCTGGCCGCCGAAGCAGCCTATGAAGTGATCAACAGCGGAAGGTTCGGGCTTTTTGACAACTATGGCAACCTGTTCAGGAGCAGTAGCAACACAGAAATTATCCTTTCGCGCCGTTATGCGGCTTCTAATTCCCTGGAGCGCAGCATGTACCCGGTGGGATTCACCGGGGCCGTGGGCGGGACCAATCCGTCCCAAAACCTGGTGGATGCCTACCAGACCGCAAACGGACTTTCCATCACCGAAGATGAAAGTTATGACCCACAGCAGCCTTACCAAAATAGGGATCCCCGGTTGCAGATGTCCATTGTGACACACGGGGCAACCTTTAAGGGGCGGCCCGTGGAAATCTGGCGTGGGGGATTGGATGGCCCGGGCAGGGCCAGGGCGACGAAAACGGGATATTACCAGAAAAAATATGTAGATGAAAACCTGGACCTGTTGCAGGACCGGTCAAGTGTACATGCGTGGATATACTTCAGGTATGGAGAGGTATTGTTGAACTATGCCGAAGCCATGAACGAAGTATATGGACCAGACGGAACTTCGGAGATGACACCATGGTCGGCAAGGGAGGCCCTGAACGCATTGAGGGCACGTCCGGGAGTCAGTATGCCTCCAGTAACCGTAGATGGAAAGGAGGCATTCCGCGATATGGTAAGAAATGAAAGAAGGGTCGAGCTTGCTTTTGAAGAACATCGCTATTGGGACGTGAGAAGGTGGATGTTGGGAATGGAGGCGTTCAACAGTGCAGTTCGTGGCGTGCAGGTAGAGAAAATCGCAGACGGTGAATTCTACCTGGAATACCGGGAAGTGGATGATCGTTTTTTCGCCCCGGAAATGTACCTGTATCCCATCCAGGCTGAAGAAATAAACAAGTCCAGGGGAGGCCTTTCACAGACACCGGGATGGTAA
- a CDS encoding SusC/RagA family TonB-linked outer membrane protein, with protein sequence MKKSIVSYIKQPGIGMVTAGWLLTASLIIPMPSMSQSIAPRIALEQDSVEMENTAIPPSYGQKTNIAYGTEQALRVTGAMATVNGEALQKTFVPTLSNTLFGRLPGLTVMHGSGEPGYDEPNLLVRGLGTLNDASPLVMVDGFEASFDQLSAYEIESVSVLKDAAAVALYGMRGANGVLLVTTKRGSAGDTQIGFNVRTGFQKPTRLPEFVNAYQYAGLYNEALSNDRLPLRYSEEQLEGYRSGADPYLYPDVNWYNQVLRESAPISDYNLTFSGGSDNTRYFILLGYLQNQGLYANTDGDRKENSNAHFERVNFRSNIDIALSPKVAASLDFGGRIEDRYFPNYDGPGLWENMARYPAGAFPVRNPDGSWGGTTVYPDNPVASVLGRGYTSSHDRNIMANLRLSEDLGDFVPGLRFSQALGINNWHRGNYNRTRSLAFYELLPGEGTEDYRYIQRGLDTGFTVNESGNDQWNRLSLQVGLDYQKKWDSSDLSAMLMYHQDVLFVGGNNVPYAQQRLMGRLAYGVKDTYFTELTFSYSGSERFEKGSRFGFFPALSAAWVASNEDFLKGSNVLTFLKARASVGLAGNDQFGGSRFAYTQDFYYSGDYRLGADNNSIGTIVEGPLANPDIGWEKDLKFNLGLDGQLFKKLDVNVDLFYNRRNNIPIDGSNIYPGYLGVTAPYLNFGTVHNRGFEVNLLYNGSFRDGGYYLGGSISYAKNKIMDMQEITYPESYMQRTGHAIGQPFGWLADGFYQEDDFNADGSLRDGVVSSAFAPVRPGDIKYRDLNGDGTVDQNDETAIGNPWQPVVNYSFTLGVNYKGFDLEALFYGLAGRDVSLNGTYFWALQDDANIGVNALGRWTPETAGSATYPRLTTLPNQHNYRPSDFWQASGNVLRLRNVELGYTVPESLTGKIKVDKVRVFANAVNLLTWDDMEMVDPESYGGYPPLKSFNLGLSVQF encoded by the coding sequence ATGAAAAAATCAATAGTTAGCTATATAAAACAACCGGGGATAGGGATGGTGACGGCCGGATGGCTGTTGACAGCATCCCTTATCATCCCAATGCCGTCAATGTCCCAGTCCATTGCGCCAAGGATTGCATTGGAGCAGGATTCGGTGGAAATGGAAAACACCGCAATTCCACCTTCGTATGGACAAAAGACCAATATCGCCTATGGTACCGAGCAGGCACTCAGGGTTACCGGGGCAATGGCCACCGTGAATGGCGAGGCCCTGCAGAAAACCTTTGTGCCAACCTTGAGCAATACCCTCTTTGGCAGGCTTCCCGGCCTTACGGTCATGCACGGTTCCGGGGAACCGGGCTATGATGAGCCCAATCTATTGGTCAGGGGACTGGGAACCCTGAACGATGCGTCCCCGCTGGTCATGGTCGATGGCTTCGAGGCATCCTTTGACCAGCTTTCTGCCTATGAGATTGAAAGCGTTTCCGTACTCAAGGATGCAGCCGCAGTAGCCCTGTACGGCATGAGGGGAGCAAACGGTGTGCTGCTGGTGACGACCAAGAGGGGAAGTGCTGGGGATACCCAGATCGGTTTTAATGTAAGGACCGGCTTTCAAAAGCCCACCAGATTACCGGAGTTTGTCAATGCCTACCAATATGCCGGCCTTTATAATGAAGCACTGTCAAACGACCGACTTCCTTTACGGTATTCGGAAGAACAGCTGGAAGGCTACCGCTCCGGAGCGGATCCCTACCTTTACCCGGATGTCAATTGGTACAATCAGGTACTACGGGAAAGTGCTCCCATAAGCGATTATAACCTTACCTTTTCAGGTGGAAGTGACAATACGCGTTACTTTATCCTGTTGGGCTACCTACAGAATCAGGGACTTTACGCCAATACCGATGGCGACAGGAAGGAGAACTCCAATGCCCATTTTGAACGGGTGAACTTCCGGTCGAATATCGACATAGCCCTTTCCCCCAAAGTGGCCGCCTCCCTTGATTTTGGAGGAAGGATAGAAGACCGGTATTTCCCAAACTATGATGGCCCGGGCCTTTGGGAGAACATGGCACGCTATCCTGCCGGGGCATTTCCGGTGAGAAATCCCGATGGCTCCTGGGGAGGGACCACCGTTTATCCCGATAATCCTGTGGCCTCCGTACTGGGAAGGGGGTATACCTCCTCGCACGACAGGAATATCATGGCAAACCTCAGGCTTTCCGAGGACTTGGGGGATTTTGTGCCCGGACTACGGTTTTCCCAGGCACTGGGGATCAATAATTGGCACCGGGGAAATTATAACAGGACCAGGAGCCTGGCATTTTACGAACTTTTGCCAGGAGAAGGCACAGAGGATTACCGATATATCCAACGGGGACTGGACACAGGGTTCACCGTGAACGAAAGCGGAAATGACCAATGGAACAGGTTGAGCCTGCAAGTGGGGCTGGACTATCAGAAGAAATGGGACAGCAGTGATCTTTCGGCCATGCTCATGTATCATCAGGACGTGCTCTTTGTAGGGGGAAATAATGTGCCATACGCCCAGCAACGCCTGATGGGAAGGTTGGCATATGGCGTGAAGGATACCTACTTTACTGAATTGACCTTTTCCTACAGTGGCTCCGAACGGTTTGAAAAGGGGAGCAGGTTTGGATTCTTCCCTGCCCTATCGGCCGCTTGGGTCGCCAGTAACGAGGATTTCCTAAAAGGAAGCAATGTGCTGACCTTTCTCAAGGCACGTGCTTCGGTGGGCCTTGCCGGTAATGACCAGTTTGGAGGCAGCCGGTTTGCCTACACCCAGGATTTTTATTACTCAGGGGACTACAGGCTCGGGGCCGATAACAATTCAATCGGGACCATTGTAGAGGGACCCCTGGCAAATCCGGATATAGGCTGGGAAAAAGACCTGAAGTTCAACCTCGGCCTGGACGGACAGTTGTTTAAAAAACTCGATGTCAATGTGGACCTGTTTTACAACCGAAGAAATAATATCCCCATCGATGGCTCCAATATCTATCCAGGTTACCTGGGCGTAACGGCACCCTACCTGAATTTTGGCACGGTGCATAACAGGGGCTTTGAAGTCAACCTGCTTTATAACGGAAGTTTCCGTGATGGCGGCTATTATCTGGGCGGAAGCATATCCTATGCGAAGAACAAAATCATGGACATGCAAGAGATCACCTATCCCGAATCTTATATGCAGCGTACAGGCCATGCCATAGGACAGCCCTTTGGCTGGTTGGCAGATGGTTTTTACCAGGAAGATGATTTCAATGCCGATGGCAGCCTTCGGGATGGGGTGGTATCATCGGCCTTCGCTCCGGTAAGGCCCGGAGATATAAAATACAGGGACCTGAACGGAGATGGGACCGTGGATCAAAACGATGAGACGGCCATCGGCAACCCCTGGCAACCAGTGGTCAATTACTCCTTTACCTTAGGGGTAAACTACAAGGGATTTGATCTTGAAGCACTGTTTTATGGATTGGCAGGAAGGGATGTGTCCCTAAACGGAACCTATTTCTGGGCCCTTCAGGACGATGCCAATATTGGTGTGAATGCCCTGGGGAGGTGGACGCCCGAAACGGCAGGATCCGCCACCTATCCCCGGTTGACCACACTTCCCAACCAGCACAATTACAGGCCTTCGGATTTTTGGCAGGCATCAGGCAATGTACTGCGCTTGAGAAATGTGGAATTGGGCTATACTGTTCCGGAAAGCCTTACAGGAAAAATCAAGGTGGACAAGGTCAGGGTGTTTGCCAATGCGGTAAACCTGTTGACTTGGGACGACATGGAAATGGTGGACCCGGAAAGTTACGGAGGTTATCCACCGTTGAAGTCATTTAATTTGGGACTGAGTGTCCAGTTTTAA
- a CDS encoding RagB/SusD family nutrient uptake outer membrane protein — protein MMKAIKRTIIYLGLIAACLLSYSCNDEFLGKPESNDVSIEDIFSNRVQAESFLWETYNSCMPLGFPIDWGKHNGMYASMLMAASDEGDVYDTWPSSNDHNTGVWSTADNREDDFGTHFKGIRNTWIFIENVDMVPDIAENEKQQMKAEAMVLMGLQYHELMKRYGAVPLVSEVLSASGDIMLPRNTYEECVEFIVGNCDQAAAVLPDSYPSEFMGRITKGVALALKARVLLYAASPLHNTDAPYLPGKETLTGYGNYDGQRWQRAAEANKAVLDWAAENGAHLVRASQDPAANYREAVEVQGNPEMLLANQSNGWWGAWSPMFQQFVMPRGIYGGWYGHGVTLNHANQYHTLSGEDQVWEDQGSYAEFASKMQAMEPRFQYSVFYSGSKWNDEIGTREFYRRTDGTWSDGAPLNGVGYMKKYMGRGNWGGGQFHWMVFRLAEFYLNYAEALNETSPLDPMAIEALNEIKERAGIPVIDAADVRYNTQAKLREEIKRERAIELAFEEHRFFDVRRWRIAGQEGIMSGQMWGLNLYEQEDGNLVYRRETFESRVWEDRMYLYPIPQSEIDKGYLQQNPGW, from the coding sequence ATGATGAAAGCCATAAAAAGAACGATTATATACCTGGGATTGATTGCGGCCTGTCTGCTCTCCTATTCCTGTAACGATGAATTTTTGGGCAAGCCAGAAAGTAACGATGTGTCCATAGAGGACATCTTTTCCAATAGGGTACAGGCCGAATCCTTCCTTTGGGAAACCTATAACAGCTGTATGCCCCTAGGGTTTCCCATTGATTGGGGAAAACATAACGGCATGTATGCCTCCATGTTGATGGCCGCAAGTGATGAAGGGGATGTGTACGATACCTGGCCTTCCTCGAATGACCATAACACCGGAGTTTGGAGTACTGCAGACAATAGGGAAGATGATTTCGGTACGCACTTTAAAGGGATCAGGAACACCTGGATCTTTATCGAAAACGTGGATATGGTCCCCGATATTGCCGAGAATGAAAAGCAACAGATGAAAGCGGAAGCCATGGTCCTGATGGGGCTCCAATACCATGAACTCATGAAACGCTATGGGGCGGTTCCTTTGGTGAGCGAAGTATTGAGTGCTTCAGGAGATATCATGCTGCCGAGGAATACCTATGAGGAGTGTGTCGAATTTATCGTCGGCAATTGTGATCAAGCCGCTGCGGTACTGCCCGATAGTTATCCTTCCGAGTTTATGGGCCGGATTACCAAAGGGGTGGCCCTGGCGCTGAAGGCACGTGTCCTGTTGTATGCGGCCAGCCCGTTGCACAATACCGATGCGCCCTATCTGCCGGGGAAAGAAACCCTGACCGGTTATGGGAATTATGACGGGCAACGGTGGCAACGGGCGGCCGAAGCCAACAAAGCCGTATTGGACTGGGCCGCTGAAAATGGAGCCCACCTGGTAAGGGCTTCGCAGGATCCGGCAGCCAATTACCGGGAGGCCGTAGAGGTACAGGGCAACCCGGAAATGTTGCTTGCCAACCAGTCCAATGGATGGTGGGGAGCCTGGAGTCCAATGTTCCAGCAGTTTGTCATGCCCCGCGGAATCTACGGGGGGTGGTATGGCCATGGTGTGACCCTGAACCACGCCAACCAATACCATACCCTTTCCGGTGAGGACCAAGTATGGGAGGATCAGGGAAGCTATGCCGAGTTTGCTTCCAAGATGCAGGCCATGGAGCCACGCTTCCAGTATTCGGTCTTCTATTCGGGGTCCAAATGGAACGATGAGATTGGGACAAGGGAATTTTACAGGCGGACGGATGGTACCTGGTCGGACGGTGCACCGCTCAACGGAGTGGGCTACATGAAAAAGTACATGGGCAGGGGCAACTGGGGAGGTGGCCAGTTCCACTGGATGGTCTTCCGCCTGGCAGAGTTTTACCTTAACTATGCCGAGGCCCTGAACGAGACCAGTCCCCTGGACCCTATGGCGATCGAAGCCCTGAATGAGATCAAGGAACGGGCCGGTATACCGGTCATCGATGCCGCAGATGTACGCTATAATACCCAGGCCAAACTCAGGGAAGAAATCAAGCGGGAAAGGGCCATTGAACTGGCCTTTGAGGAACACCGCTTCTTTGATGTGCGAAGATGGAGGATTGCCGGACAGGAAGGGATCATGAGCGGCCAGATGTGGGGACTTAACCTTTATGAACAGGAAGATGGAAATTTGGTGTACCGAAGGGAAACATTCGAGTCCAGGGTATGGGAGGACCGTATGTACCTGTACCCGATCCCCCAGAGCGAAATTGATAAAGGTTACCTACAGCAAAATCCAGGATGGTAA